The following is a genomic window from Phycisphaerae bacterium.
GTTGCGGAGGGTGAAGCCATCGAGGACGCTCAGGACACTGCCGAATGTCACGCTCACCACACTGCCGCCGGCGTTGCCGTCCAGAATCGTCGCATGGGTGACCCAGTCGCGCTGGTCCGGGCTGGTCTCCGTTCCCGCAAAGCCTCCGTACACGTGGAAGAAGATGCCCAGGGTGATCCGTTCGCTGTACGTGCCGGCCGCTACCCACACGTCTCCACCGCCGGGACCTGCTGTCGCATCGATGCCCGCCTGCACCGTCTGCTTGGCCAGCTCCCAGCTCGAGCCGTCATTGCAGTCATTGCCGGAAGGACTCACCCGGACGATGATCTTCGCCGGGATCAAGGGCGGAGTTCCATTGAACTCGTCTGCCCCCATGTCAACGTGCGTGCCCTGGATGCGCGGCTCGCCGTCCATGTCCACCCAGTCGGGCTCGGCCACGGCGTCAGCGGCCGCATCAATGCACGGCGACCCCGCCCTCAAATGGACCTCGCCGTAGTCGGCGGCCAGCAGTTGGGGATCGGCCGAAATGTTGCCGTTGGCGCCCGTCGGGTCGGTCACGCCGGAGTAGTTGTAGCCCGCATTGCCGTAGACGCAGCTGTGCCGAAGGCTCGGTGCGCCCGAACCAGAAGCACATATGCCCGAGGAATTGAACCCTACGATCGTATTGGCGATCGTCGCAGCGGAAGAGTCGCAGTAGATTCCACCGCCGTCGGAGAACGCCGTGTTTCCCGTAACCGTGTTGTTCGAGATCGCTGGCGAGCCACCAGAGCAGTAGATTCCACCGCCGCAGGAATAGGTGGTCGTGGTTACGCTGTTTTCCCTGATCGCGTTGTTCGCGATTGTCGGCGAGGAAGAGGAGACGCAGTAGATCCCGCCGCCACCATTAGACGAGACGTTACGTGCGATCGTGTTGCCCAAGATCCTGGCAGACGATGAGAGGCTGCAGAAGATCCCACCACCCAATCCCAAAGCCGTATTGTCCGTGATGGCGTTGTAGGAGATCGTCGGCGAGGCCGAGGAGATGCAACAGATCGCTCCACCGCAGGAGGGAGCCCCGGTTAAGCTGTTTCTCGTGATCGTGTTGTTCGAGATGGTCGGAGAGCCGTTCGAGCAGCCGATTCCACCACCGCCGCCACTGAAGGTCTCGGGTTGGTATACACCGTTTCCCGTGAGCGTGTTATTCAAGATCGCCGGCGAGCCGCCGTCACAGTAAATCCCACCACCGCAGGCGCCTTTTCCGGCGACGTTGTTTTCCGTGATCGTGTTATTCGAAATCGTCGGCGAGGAAGAGGAGGCGCAGTAGATCCCGCCGCCGTAGGCGGCCTTGCCGTTGCGAATCGTGAATCCGTCGATGCGCGCGGTGGCCGTTGCCCCGGCTGGCGCCGTAACCACGCTGCCGGCCTGGTTGCCGTCCAGGATCGTCGGGTTCGCCTTCCAGTCACGCTGCCCCAGTCCGGTTTCGCCGCCGGCAAACCCACCGTAGAGCTCAACTGCGGCCTTGAGGGCGATGCGTTCGACGTACGTGCCCGCCGCAACCCAGACTTGATCGCCAGATAGGGTGGTATTCAGCCCGGCTTGAACCGTCAGCTTGGCCGTCGCCCAGGATAGGCCGTCGTTGACGTCGCCGCCCGTCTTGGCCACGTACACGACCTTCCCCTCCGCCGAAGCCGCAAGGCTGACAAGCCCGAGAAGCAGAAAGCCAACTCGCTTGTCTGTTCGGCAAAGCTTCATCTTCCTGGCCTCGATTCACTTGAACGGAACGATGGCCGGGGACCACGGTCCTCCTCTGGATGCAACGCCGAGGAAGAGATGACCACCCGAACGTTCCCACCTCACACTACCAGCTTCTCCCCTGCATCTCAAGCTCGGCAAGAGTAGGTCAAGCAGTTCAAGGAGATTGAAGTGGGGATGGATTCGCCGGCGTGCAGGGGTGACGCCGGACGTGGCCGGGAATGGCCCCGGTCGAACAACCGGAAATCGAAACGAGGCCAAAGAGGAACCCACCTCCGGATCCAACCCTGGTCGTGACAACATGGCCGGCACGGATGATCGCCGCAAGCCGCCTCTCACCTTGCCCGGGCAACTTCCACGGCCTTCCCCGTCCGCGATGATTTGTACGCCGCGAGGGCTACCGCCACCGCGGCCCCGCCGGCGTCGATGCCCATGCCCCGATCGGAGTTCATCCGCATGGCCTTGACCACCTCGGCGATCTCAATCCTCCAGCCGCCGTGAGTCGGGTCCTTGTCCACCACGCGAGTCTTCATCCTGGGGCGGGTCTTCATGTCCGGCGTGCAGCGCCCCGTGGTAACGGTCAACGCGGAACTGTAGTTGTGAACGATGCTGCCCTTGTCGCCCATGATCTCAATGCCACTGAAGCCTGAGGGGCAGGTCCAACCAACCTCGATGTAGCCCAGAGCCTTGCCGTTGGCATACTCGAGCAGCAGCACCGCATTGTCGTCCACGCGAATGTCCTTACGCAGCGTCCGAGCTAGCGCCTGGACCCGCTTGACCGGCCCGAGATGCCACAGGGCCTGGTCGATCGCATGGATGCCCATGTCCAGCAGGGCACCGCCGATCGCCAGCACCGGACTGTAGAACCAGTCGCTTCTGGCCCAGCCGGGATACGGGCCCCGATGGGCGAACCGGACCCGGATCATGTACGGCTCCCCGATCACTCCATCCCCGAGCAGCTTCTGGATCTTCTGGTTGCCGCGCATCAAGCGGTGTGAGAAGCCGACGATCAGCTTGCGGCCGCTCCTCTTGGCCGCCGCCTTGATGGCTGCGATCTCCTCCATCGACACCGCCGGCGGCTTCTCCAGCAGAACGTGGGCCCCATGCTCCAGGGCGGCGATGGCGTGCTCGGCATGGAACTTGTTCGGCGAGCAAACCGAGACGACGTCAAACTGCTCAGCACCCAGCATCGTGCGATAATCGCGATAGGTCTTGAGTCCGGCCCCGATCTTGCGGGCTTCGGCCAGCCTCTTCGGCTCGGGATCGCATGCCCCGACCAACTCGACGTCTGGGCATTTCTCGTAGCCCGGCAAGTGCATCGCCTGGGCAATCGACCCACACGCAATAACCCCCGCTTTCCACGTCTTGGCCATGCCTGATCTCCTGACAAACGACCCGCTCACGCCGGAATCCACGGAACGTCCGGCGTGTTCTTCAGTTGTATGTCGGCTGCAAAGCATACCCAAGGCCGCCCGCGGCGCGAAGCCGACTCCTCGACGCGCGCCTCGGACCAGGGTAAACTGGGAAACCTGCGTTTGGCTTCGTTTGGTCAAAACCACTCTGCGGCCTGGCCGTCGAGTGGCTGCAGCATCCGAACAACGGGAGATGGTGGCATGAGCGAACAACCCAGTGTTCCAACCGGCACCCCGGCCAGTGTTGCCGAGGGCGTGGCTGCAATCCAATACGACGACTTCGTCAAGGTGGATATGCGCGTGGCCAAGGTCCTGGAAGCCTTCGACCACCCCAAGGCCGACAAACTCATCGTCCTTAAAGTGGATGTTGGGACGGAACAGCGTCAAATCTGCGCCGGCCTGCGCGGGCACTACGAGGCGGCCTCCCTCGTCGGCCGCAACATCATCGTCGTGGTCAACCTGGCCCCCCGCATGATGCGCGGCCTGGAAAGCAAAGGCATGCTCCTGGCGGCCAGCAATCCCGAGCACACCCGCGTCATCCTGTTGACCCCGGATGCCGATGTCGCTCCCGGTTCCAAGGTGAGCTGAGGCTGAGGAGCAATCGCCTGGTTCCCCATAAGTCATTTCTTGGCAATGAGTTATGGGGGCAGGGGAAGACGGCCGAGGGGCGACACGGCCGGCGAGAAGTGACTCGGCGGGCTCTCTTGACCCGGCACGTAAAAGCGGTAAGATAAGGGGCTCATTGGATTTAGGGGCTAGCGAGTCCCCGGAAGCGAAAACCTCGATTGACGGAAGTCGGTGACAGTCATGCTCAGTGCGGCGACGAAATCATACCTGGCCAAGCCAAGTCAGGTTGGCGGGCAGTGGCATCTGGTGGACGCGGATGGCAAGGTCCTCGGCCGCATGGCCAGCCAACTGGCCACCATCCTGATGGGCAAGCACCGGCCGGAGTACACCCCCCACGTGCTTACCGGCGATTTCGTCATCGTGATCAACGCAGCAAAGGTGAAACTGACCGGTCGGAAAATGGAGCAGAAGATCTACCAGCGGTACTCCTTCTATCCCAGCGGCCGCAAGGTCGAGCCAATCGCCGAGGTCATCGAGAGAGACCCCGAACGAGTGATCAAGGAAGCGGTCAAGCGCATGCTGCCGCGCAACAAGCTGGGCCGCGAGATGCTGAGCCGGTTGAAGGTCTACGGCGGGCCCGACCATCCCCATCAGGCCCAGCAACCCAAGCCGCTGAAAGTCAAAGGCTGAGCGCCGAGAAG
Proteins encoded in this region:
- a CDS encoding right-handed parallel beta-helix repeat-containing protein — encoded protein: MKLCRTDKRVGFLLLGLVSLAASAEGKVVYVAKTGGDVNDGLSWATAKLTVQAGLNTTLSGDQVWVAAGTYVERIALKAAVELYGGFAGGETGLGQRDWKANPTILDGNQAGSVVTAPAGATATARIDGFTIRNGKAAYGGGIYCASSSSPTISNNTITENNVAGKGACGGGIYCDGGSPAILNNTLTGNGVYQPETFSGGGGGIGCSNGSPTISNNTITRNSLTGAPSCGGAICCISSASPTISYNAITDNTALGLGGGIFCSLSSSARILGNTIARNVSSNGGGGIYCVSSSSPTIANNAIRENSVTTTTYSCGGGIYCSGGSPAISNNTVTGNTAFSDGGGIYCDSSAATIANTIVGFNSSGICASGSGAPSLRHSCVYGNAGYNYSGVTDPTGANGNISADPQLLAADYGEVHLRAGSPCIDAAADAVAEPDWVDMDGEPRIQGTHVDMGADEFNGTPPLIPAKIIVRVSPSGNDCNDGSSWELAKQTVQAGIDATAGPGGGDVWVAAGTYSERITLGIFFHVYGGFAGTETSPDQRDWVTHATILDGNAGGSVVSVTFGSVLSVLDGFTLRNGKAASGGGIHCSSSSPRISNNTIAGNSASYGGGISCSGGSPTISNNTISGNNAQASGLLGGGGGIYCVSSSPTILNNTITGNAGKRGGGIYCDSSSPTITNTIIGSNSSGIYASGSGTLSLRHNCVYGNAAYDYSGLADPTGTDGNISVDPQLLAVEYGEVHLGSNSPCIDAGDDAVVRPGWVDMDGEPRVQGVRVDIGADEFDGTTPSFTPRVVRVSPSGNDDHDGSSWELAKRTVQAGINAIAGPGGGDVWV
- a CDS encoding Gfo/Idh/MocA family oxidoreductase, whose translation is MAKTWKAGVIACGSIAQAMHLPGYEKCPDVELVGACDPEPKRLAEARKIGAGLKTYRDYRTMLGAEQFDVVSVCSPNKFHAEHAIAALEHGAHVLLEKPPAVSMEEIAAIKAAAKRSGRKLIVGFSHRLMRGNQKIQKLLGDGVIGEPYMIRVRFAHRGPYPGWARSDWFYSPVLAIGGALLDMGIHAIDQALWHLGPVKRVQALARTLRKDIRVDDNAVLLLEYANGKALGYIEVGWTCPSGFSGIEIMGDKGSIVHNYSSALTVTTGRCTPDMKTRPRMKTRVVDKDPTHGGWRIEIAEVVKAMRMNSDRGMGIDAGGAAVAVALAAYKSSRTGKAVEVARAR
- the metG gene encoding methionine--tRNA ligase subunit beta, producing MSEQPSVPTGTPASVAEGVAAIQYDDFVKVDMRVAKVLEAFDHPKADKLIVLKVDVGTEQRQICAGLRGHYEAASLVGRNIIVVVNLAPRMMRGLESKGMLLAASNPEHTRVILLTPDADVAPGSKVS
- the rplM gene encoding 50S ribosomal protein L13; its protein translation is MLSAATKSYLAKPSQVGGQWHLVDADGKVLGRMASQLATILMGKHRPEYTPHVLTGDFVIVINAAKVKLTGRKMEQKIYQRYSFYPSGRKVEPIAEVIERDPERVIKEAVKRMLPRNKLGREMLSRLKVYGGPDHPHQAQQPKPLKVKG